One Bombina bombina isolate aBomBom1 chromosome 5, aBomBom1.pri, whole genome shotgun sequence DNA segment encodes these proteins:
- the LOC128659427 gene encoding C-C chemokine receptor type 4, translating to MSNSDIKSQANSTNVSPEVTSVFYDDSGLIFICPKMYSNEFGAVIVPFFYYFVFILSLLGNGLILFLLLKYEKINTVTNIFILNLVISDLLFSFSLPFWAVYHSQGWIFGDAMCKIMSSMFYVGFFSSILFLTMMTVDRYLAVVHAVSSAKTRKLTYAYVASLSVWGTSLLSTIPKFIIFGTRKNALDGILCEETGYTAEKIEKWKLFGYYQHLSMFFLIPLVVILYCYTLIMLKLFHTKMYNKDKAVKLIFVIVLTFFFCWTPYNILLFLKINKLSEKNMADNCDNSVDYAFYICRNIAYFHCCINPFFYTFVGSKFRRHLSLIFPRKDICWQRSRHSSLSSKTSEYSPQTIYE from the coding sequence ATGTCAAATTCTGACATTAAATCTCAAGCAAATTCAACTAATGTAAGCCCTGAAGTAACATCTGTGTTTTATGATGATTCTGGACTAATCTTCATCTGTCCAAAAATGTACAGCAATGAATTTGGAGCTGTAATAGTGCCCTTTTTTTACTATTTTGTATTCATTCTTAGCTTGCTGGGAAATGGTCTTATTCTCTTCCTTTTGCTAAAGTATGAGAAGATAAATACAGTGACCAATATATTCATCCTAAACCTGGTGATCTCCGACCTGCTATTTTCCTTCAGTCTCCCTTTTTGGGCTGTCTATCACAGTCAAGGATGGATTTTTGGAGATGCAATGTGCAAGATTATGTCGTCAATGTTTTATGTTGGCTTTTTCAGTTCCATTTTATTCTTAACAATGATGACAGTGGACAGATATCTTGCTGTAGTCCATGCTGTGTCTTCTGCAAAAACAAGGAAGCTAACCTACGCTTATGTGGCCAGTCTATCAGTTTGGGGAACAAGCCTTCTATCCACCATTCCTAAATTTATCATTTTTGGAACAAGGAAAAATGCATTGGATGGGATCCTTTGTGAGGAAACGGGATACACAGCTGAGAAAATAGAAAAATGGAAGCTGTTTGGCTACTACCAGCATCTTAGTATGTTTTTTCTTATTCCACTTGTTGTTATTCTGTATTGCTACACCTTAATCATGCTCAAACTATTTCATACAAAGATGTACAACAAGGATAAAGCTGTTAAACTAATATTTGTCATTGTACTGACATTTTTCTTTTGTTGGACTCCTTACAACATACTTTTGTTtctcaaaataaataaactatctGAAAAAAACATGGCAGATAACTGTGACAACAGTGTTGACTACGCATTTTATATTTGTCGCAATATTGCTTATTTCCATTGTTGCATCAACCCATTTTTCTATACTTTTGTTGGATCAAAATTTCGTAGACATCTGTCCCTGATATTTCCAAGGAAAGATATTTGTTGGCAGAGATCTAGACATTCCAGCTTAAGCAGTAAAACTAGTGAATACTCCCCACAAACCATATACGAGTAA